The Bacillus sp. F19 DNA segment AATGAAGATGTTCAAAAACAGATTCAAACAATGTATGCATAGAAAAGCGAAGCCGGCGGTTTAGCCCAGGCATGGCAGATTTGTTCTGACCGAGGGAATAAGAGGCGGAGCTATAAAGCATAAAAATAGTGACTTCACCTGTTTACTTCAGGGAGTTTGATAAGGATCCGGCAGTATAGGTGCTTAGCACCTTGGCTGCCGGATTTTTTTGATCTGGGAGTTTGGTGTTGAAGCAGGATGATTCAGGAAAGCGCATCATTCTAGTGATCACCGTTGGCCAATTTAGCGGAAATCTTATCTTTATTAGCTGAAATTCTATTCTTTATCGCCGATTAAGTAAAATAATTAGCCGTATTTTCCATTTTTATAGCGAAACGATTTTTTTATTTAGCTAGTTGCTATCTGCAGTCTTTCTTAAAAAGCCAAAATGATCTTTTTCTAGCTGAATTTAGACTGATCTAGCACAAATCAAAAACCGCCAATCGGCGGATTTTATTTTTCCTCTATCCAGCTGTCAAGATGTATAAGAAGAAATCCTGCTTTTTTGAGCAGGATTTTTTGTTTTTTCTCAATGGATTCTATAAACTTATGATGTAGGGAAGGGGATGGAAAAGTGAAAGTGTTAGTTGTTGGAGCAGGAGCGGTTGGCGGATATTTTGGTGCTCGTCTCACAGAAAAAGGGGAAGATGTCACATTTTTAGTCAGAGAAAAAAGGGCACATTTGCTGAATGAGCATGGATTGCAAGTTAAAAGCATACACGGAGACTATCACTTTCATGCTAAAACATTGCTTGCAGGAGAAAAAAGGGAAGCATTTGATCTCATTCTGTTATCTGTGAAAGCTTATCATCTGGAAAAGGTCATGGAAGAATTAATTCCATTTACGGGAAATCAAACACTCATTATGCCGCTGCTGAATGGAATCGCTCACTTAGACATGCTGCAGGAGAGGTTTTCAAAAGATCGTGTTATCGGCGGTTTATGTTTTATTGAATCGACAGTAGATCAGGAAGGTGCGATCGTGCAGACCAGTCCGATCCATGAACTTGTCTACGGCGCTCTATTTGCGCAGCAGACGGAAAAAGTTGAAAAACTTAAATCATTATTTGCTTGCGCAAATGCTGAAATTCGAAATAGTGACAGGATTCTTGCTGATATGTGGCATAAATATATGTTTATTTCAGGATTGTCTGGTGTAACCACTCTGTTCCGGTCACCAATCGGGCCTATTCGCGAAAATGCATTCGGCTTGAATGTTATTGAGAAACTCTTTTATGAAATCGGATCGATTATGCGTGCTGAAGGTGCGCCAATTTCTGACGGCATTGAAGATATTCAGCTTAAAAAAATACATAACATGACAGAGGGAATGAAGTCCTCCATGCAAAGGGATATGGAGAAGCTGACAGAAGTTGAAGCGGATCATTTGCAGGGGTACCTTTTGAAGCTTGCCATTAAACACAAAATAGATGCGCCGATTTTATCCATGGTGTATTCAAATTTAAAGATATATGAGAAAAATCGCTAAAAAGAACCGTTCTGCTGATGCAGGACGGTTTTTAAATGAGCTATTGCTGCAAGTCATTCAGCTGATTCTTCAGCCACGTATGATCTAAATGTTCTCCGATAAAAACAAGCGTCTTTTTCATGTTAACAGGCTCTTTTAAGTAGAGCGGCATGCCGTATGAATACTGAAACAGATACGTATCCTCGGAATGTGTAAAGGAAAGGTAACCTTTTATGCGGTAGATTGTATCAGGCATGTTTCTCAGAAAATCCTCAAAAGCTTCAAAATCAATTTGCTCTGTAAAAGTATGAATATATGTTTTTAAATGCAGATCAAGCTGCACATGTGTTTTCTGATGCTCTTTCTGCTGCGTGCGGGTCAATTGCTGAAAATCGCTTAATCTTATATTGGCGTACTGAGTCAGCAGCACCTTGGAATCGGGGGCATTGTTCTGAATGTCAAAGACAAGAGATGCCTGTTCTGATTCTGAGAGATTGTCCACTTTATTTAAGAGGAGAATGTCTGCATGATGAATTTGTTCCTGCAGCAGTTTTTGAAGCTGAATACTTAAGGCATGGCGATCCTGATATCGGGCGCCATCAACAAGCGTTACAATGGATCCTATCGCTAATTTTTCAGCAAAAACCGGCGATAAACAAGCATCCAGCACTTCAATTGGATGTGCTGCCCCTGTTGTTTCAATGTAGATGGCATCAAAATCGTATTGTGAGAGCATACCCTGGAGCTGTGCTTCCAGCTGGCCTT contains these protein-coding regions:
- a CDS encoding ketopantoate reductase family protein, with product MKVLVVGAGAVGGYFGARLTEKGEDVTFLVREKRAHLLNEHGLQVKSIHGDYHFHAKTLLAGEKREAFDLILLSVKAYHLEKVMEELIPFTGNQTLIMPLLNGIAHLDMLQERFSKDRVIGGLCFIESTVDQEGAIVQTSPIHELVYGALFAQQTEKVEKLKSLFACANAEIRNSDRILADMWHKYMFISGLSGVTTLFRSPIGPIRENAFGLNVIEKLFYEIGSIMRAEGAPISDGIEDIQLKKIHNMTEGMKSSMQRDMEKLTEVEADHLQGYLLKLAIKHKIDAPILSMVYSNLKIYEKNR
- a CDS encoding GTP-binding protein, whose product is MKSVEVYILSGFLGAGKTTLLKNILKQEQDKNRKIAVIMNELGKVSIDSDAVSDDIPLKELLNGCVCCTMQGQLEAQLQGMLSQYDFDAIYIETTGAAHPIEVLDACLSPVFAEKLAIGSIVTLVDGARYQDRHALSIQLQKLLQEQIHHADILLLNKVDNLSESEQASLVFDIQNNAPDSKVLLTQYANIRLSDFQQLTRTQQKEHQKTHVQLDLHLKTYIHTFTEQIDFEAFEDFLRNMPDTIYRIKGYLSFTHSEDTYLFQYSYGMPLYLKEPVNMKKTLVFIGEHLDHTWLKNQLNDLQQ